One genomic window of Hemitrygon akajei chromosome 1, sHemAka1.3, whole genome shotgun sequence includes the following:
- the LOC140732353 gene encoding uncharacterized protein: MSFICSDCGKGFRWSYQLKEHQRIHTGEKPFTCSDCGKSFPRSFQLKLHQRVHTGERPFTCSDCGKGFTRSSDLLAHQLVHSGERPFTCSDCGKGFTRSSQLKIHQRVHTGERPFICSECGKGFTHSSHLQRHKRVHTGERPFICSECGKGFTRSSHLLTHQSIHTGKRPFTCSDCGKGFTRSSYLLAHQLVHTAERSFTCSDCGKGFTRSSDLLAHQSVHTGEKPFTCSDCGKGFSRSSQLKIHQRVHTGERPFTCSDCGKRFTQSSDLLAHQRVHTRERPFTCSDCGKGFTRSSQLTLHQRVHTGERPFTCSDCGRGFTRSSKLKLHRRVHTGERPFTCSECGKGFTQSSHLLVHQLVHTGERPFTCSDCGKGFTWSSQLVVHQRKHAVKRLFTCSECGKEFTQSSHLLAHKLVHTGERPVTCSECGKSFTNSSHLQRHKRVHTGERPYICSECGKGFARSSDLLAHRSVHTGEWPFTCSVCGMGFTRSSDLLAHRRVHTGEKPFTCSDCGKGFPRSSQLKLHQRVHTGERPFTCSHCGRGFTNSSHLQRHQRVHTGERPYVCSECGKGFTRSSDLLAHQSLHTGEWPFSCSDCGKGFTRSSDLLAHQRVHIGEKPFTCSDCGKGFLRSSQLKLHQRVHTGERPFTCSHCGKGFTNSSNLQRHQRVHTGERPFTCSFCGKGFTHSYHLKTHQSVHTREMLFTCSICGEGFTQSTDLLAHQQIHNGVRQLTCSDVEGDFLGHFK, encoded by the coding sequence atgtcattcatctgctcagactgtgggaaaggatttcgttggtcatatcaactgaaggaacatcagcgaattcacactggggagaagccctttacctgctcagactgtgggaaaagtTTTCCTCGATCATttcaactgaagttacatcagcgagttcacactggggagaggccgttcacctgctcagattgtgggaagggattcactcggtcatctgacctactggcacaccagttagttcacagtggagagaggcctttcacctgctcagactgtgggaagggattcactcggtcttcTCAACttaagatacatcagcgagttcacactggggagaggccgttcatctgctcagaatgtgggaagggattcactcattcatcccaccTACAAAGGCACAAACGAGTTCACacaggagagaggccattcatctgttctgaatgtgggaagggattcactcgatcgtctcacctactgacacaccagtcaaTTCACACTGGAAAAagaccgttcacctgttcagactgtgggaagggattcactcggtcttcttacctactggcacaccagttagttcacactgcgGAGAggtcattcacctgctcagactgtgggaagggattcacccgaTCGTCTGACCttctggcacaccagtcagttcatactggagagaaaccattcacctgctcagactgtggaaagggattttctcggtcatctcaactgaagatacatcagcgagttcacacgggagagaggccattcacctgctcagattgtgggaagagattcactcagtcatctgacctattggcacaccagcgagttcacactagggaaaggcctttcacctgctcagactgtgggaaaggattcactcggtcatctcaactgacgctacaccagcgagttcacacaggagagaggccgttcacctgctcagactgtgggaggggattcactcggTCGTCTAAGCTGAAGCTACACAGGCGAGTTCACACgggagagagaccattcacctgctctgaatgtgggaagggattcacacaatcatctcacctactggtACACCAattagttcacactggagagaggccgtttacctgctcagactgtgggaagggattcacttggtcatctcaactagTGGTACACCAGCGTAAACACGCTGTGAAAAGGCTGTTCACctgttctgaatgtgggaaggaattcacacAATCATCTCACCTACTAGCTCACAaattagttcacactggggagaggccagtaacctgctcagaatgtgggaagagtttcACTAACTCATCCCACCTGCAGAGGCACaagcgagttcacacaggagagaggccgtacatctgctctgaatgtggtaAGGGATTCGCTCGTTCGTCTGATCTACTGGCAcaccggtcagttcacactggggagtggccgttcacctgctcagtctgtgggatgggattcactcggtcgtctgacctactggcacaccgacgagttcacactggggagaaaccattcacctgttcagactgtgggaagggatttcctcggtcatcccaactgaagctacatcagcgagttcacactggggagaggccattcacctgctcacactgtgggaggggtttcactaactcatcccacctacagagacatcagcgagttcacacaggagaGAGGCCGTACGTCTGCTCTGAATGCGGTAAGGGttttactcggtcatctgacctactggcacaccagtcccttcatactggggagtggccgttcagctgctcagactgtggaaagggtttcactcgatcatctgacctactggcacaccagcgagttcacattggggagaaaccattcacctgctcagactgtgggaagggatttcttcggtcatctcaactaaaattacatcaacgagttcacactggggagaggccattcacctgctcacactgtgggaagggtttcACTAACTCTTcaaacctacagagacaccagcgagttcacacaggagagaggccattcacttgttccttttgtgggaagggattcactcactcataccACCTAAAaacacaccaatcagttcacactagggagatgctgttcacctgctcaatctgtggggagggattcactcaatcaacTGACCTGCTGGCCCACCAGCAAATTCACAATGGCGTTAGGCAGCTTACCTGCTCAGATGTGGAAGGGGATTTCCTTGGTCATTTTAAGTGA